GAAGGCCAGAATATGGGTCGCGATGCGGTCGAGGAACCAGCGATCGTGGCTGATGACGACCGCGCAGCCGGCGAACTCCAGAAGTGCATCCTCGAGCGCGCGCAGCGTATCGACGTCGAGGTCGTTGGTCGGCTCGTCGAGCAGCAGGAGGTTGCCGCCGCTCTTCAGGATCTTGGCGAGGTGGAGCCGATTGCGCTCGCCGCCCGACAGGTCCCGCACCTTCTTCTGCTGGTCGGCGCCGCGGAAGTTGAACGCCGCGCAGTAGGCGCGCGAGTTGACCTCTTTCTTGCCGATGAGGATCAGGTCCTTGCCGCCGTCCGAGAGCTCCTCCCAGAGGGTATTGGTCCCGGAGAGGGTCTCGCGGCTCTGGTCGACGTAGGCGAGCGCCACCGTCTCGCCGATCCGCAGCTCTCCCGCGTCGGGCTTCTCCTGGCCGACGATCATCCGGAAGAGGGTCGTCTTGCCGGCGCCGTTGGGGCCGATGACGCCGACGATGCCGCCGCGAGGCAGGATGAACGAGAGCTTGTCCATCAGCACGTTGTCGCCGTAGGCCTTCGAGAGCGATTTCGCCTCGACGACGAGGTCTCCCAGCCGTGGGCCGGGGGGGATGTGAATCTCGTTGGGGTCGCGGCGCGACTCCTGCGCCTGCTCCTCGGCGAGGAGCTTCTCGTAGTCGTTGATGCGCGCCTTGCCCTTGGCGTGGCGGGCGCGCGGCGAGAGCTGGATCCACTCGAGCTCGTGCTGCAGCGTCCGGCGGCGGGTGGAGGACTCCTTCTCCTCCTGGGCGAGGCGCGCGTCCTTCTGCGCCAGCCAGGAGGAGTAGTTGCCCTCCCACGGGATGCCGGCGCCGCGGTCGAGCTCGAGGATCCAGCCGGCGACGTTGTCGAGGAAGTAGCGGTCGTGGGTGACGGCGACGACGGTCCCCTTGTACTCGGCGAGGTGACGCTCCAGCCAGGCGACCGACTCGGCGTCGAGATGGTTCGTCGGCTCGTCGAGGAGCAGCATGTCGGGCTTGCGCAGGAGGATCTGGCAGAGCGCCACGCGGCGGCGTTCGCCGCCGGAGAGCTTCGAAACGTCTGCATCCGGCGGCGGCAGCCGCAGGGCATCCATGGCGATCTCGAGCTGGCGATCGAGCTCCCAGAGATTCTCGTGGTCGATCCGGTCCTGCAGGCGCGAGAACTCGTCGGCGGTCTCGTCGGAGTAGTTCATCGACAGCTCTTCGTAGCGCGCCAGCACCGCCTTCTTCCCCGAAACCGCGTCCTCGACATGCTGGAGGACGTTCTTCGCCGGGTCGAGCTGTGGCTCCTGCTGCAGGAACCCGACGGTGTAGCCCTCGGAGAGGAAGGCCTCGCCGTCGTAGTCCTTGTCGAGGCCGGCCATGATGCGCAGGAGCGTCGACTTGCCGGCGCCGTTGTGTCCGAGGACGCCGATCTTCGCGCCGTCGTAGAAGGACAGCCAGATCCCCTTCAGGATCTCCTTGCCCTGGGGTGTCGTCTTGCGCAACTTCTTCATCGTGTAAATGATCTGCGCCATGCCGCTGAAGCCTCCCGTTCCGTGGCCTGCATTCTAGCGCGACACTTGCCGCGCCGCGGCATTCAACCGGGTTGAAACACGACTATCCTTCGCTCCGTATCGGGTTGTGGCAGCCGCGGCGCTGGCCTGCGTCGCCGTGAGAAGCGGGGGGGTGAATGAGGATGACTCGGTGGGGGCACGGCATCGCTGGGGCACTTCTGGCCGGATCGCTGCTGGCGCAGGCGACGGAGACGCCCCTGGCCCAGCTCGAGTTCGAGAAAGGCAAGGCCGGATGGGACGGCATCTCCCTCGGCATGTCGATCGTCCAGGTGGAGCGCCGGACCGGGCTCACTCTGGCGATGCAGGGCGGCGAGGGCAAGCCGTCGGATTCCGGCTGCAAGGCCTACCTGGTGGGCGTGGAGCGCGGCACGCTCCGTCTGACGCTCGGCTTTCCCTCCGCCAAGCCGGGCGCGAAGCTCCAGTCGATCTACGTCCACTTCGAGGGCTACCAGGTGACCGCGAAGAGCGCGGAACTTGTGGCGGAGCTGAAGAGCCGGATTCCCGGCGTCACCTACATGCCACAGACCGGAATCCCGCCGCATACCGAGCCCGACGATCCGGCTCCGGAGTACTACCTTCCCGGCAACATCTACGCCGCCCGGCTGGTGCCGGGCGACGGTCTCTGGCTCACCCTCGCCGACTGCCTCGACTGACCGCGATTCAGAACTTGACGCGGTAGCTCGCGGTGAAGTTCCGCCCCGGTTCCGGACGAAAGAAGGTCGCGTTCGAGAACTCGGCATAGAGCTCGTCGGTGAAATTTTCGACTCCGAAGGTCAGCGAATGCTCGTGCGACTCACGCTGGAAGAGGATCACCCCTCCGCCCAGCCCGTGGATCGTGAACGCGGGCAGTGTGTTTCCCACCGCCGGGGCCGGCTCGCCGGGCTCCAGTGTAATGTCGGCGCTGGCGTTGTGGCGCACGTTGTACTCCGCCCACCACCTTCCGCCCCGTGGCTCGTAGCGCACGAAAGCGTTCACCTTGTCGTTGTACTGGTCGTCCACCGGAACGGCGGCCTGTCCGGTGCGCTTGCCTGTGAGGTGGGTGTAGTTCCCTCCCACCGCGAAGCTGTCGCGGATGCGAAAGCCGAACGCGACCTCGATCCCTTCGTACTGCAGCTGATCCACGTTGCGCTGCTGCACGACGAACTGGGCGCCGCTCGCGATGATGTCCGCCCGGACGTCCGGGGGTAGGGCGGCGATCTCCTCCGGGGAGAGGAAATCCTGGATGATGCCGTCCTCGAGATCGGTGCGGAACCAGACCGCCTCCATCCAGGCGTCGCGGCGGCGATACTTGAAACCCAGGTCGAAGTTCTCGCCGGTCTCCGAGGTGAGGTCAGGGTTGAGAATCTGATAGCCCGAGCCTTCGGGAGTGACGCCGTTGAAAAGCCGCTCGATGATGTTCGGCGCCCGGAACGAGGTTCCCCACGAAGCGATGAGATTGAGCGATTCGGTCGCCTGATAGAGGAAGTTGATCGCGCCGACCAGGTTGTCGTCCGAGAAATCGAGGTCCGAGACGTCCCAGCCCGGTGTCGGCTGCGCACGGGTCTCGACCTTCTGCCAGCGCGCTCCGGCGACGAGCTTCAGACGATCGCCCACCGGCACTTCGTCCTGCAGGAAGAGGCCGTAGGAGCGGTTCTCGGCGTTCGGCGCGTTGGCCACGTTGTCTTCGGTCACCTGCTCGCGCGCGAACGGCGGGAAGGGGAAGCGGATCGTG
This portion of the Thermoanaerobaculia bacterium genome encodes:
- the ettA gene encoding energy-dependent translational throttle protein EttA, translated to MAQIIYTMKKLRKTTPQGKEILKGIWLSFYDGAKIGVLGHNGAGKSTLLRIMAGLDKDYDGEAFLSEGYTVGFLQQEPQLDPAKNVLQHVEDAVSGKKAVLARYEELSMNYSDETADEFSRLQDRIDHENLWELDRQLEIAMDALRLPPPDADVSKLSGGERRRVALCQILLRKPDMLLLDEPTNHLDAESVAWLERHLAEYKGTVVAVTHDRYFLDNVAGWILELDRGAGIPWEGNYSSWLAQKDARLAQEEKESSTRRRTLQHELEWIQLSPRARHAKGKARINDYEKLLAEEQAQESRRDPNEIHIPPGPRLGDLVVEAKSLSKAYGDNVLMDKLSFILPRGGIVGVIGPNGAGKTTLFRMIVGQEKPDAGELRIGETVALAYVDQSRETLSGTNTLWEELSDGGKDLILIGKKEVNSRAYCAAFNFRGADQQKKVRDLSGGERNRLHLAKILKSGGNLLLLDEPTNDLDVDTLRALEDALLEFAGCAVVISHDRWFLDRIATHILAFEGDSEVVWFEGNYQDYEADRKRRLGADADQPHRLKYRKLVH